The window CAGTTAAATTAGCGTTTTGTCTacttttaaatggttttataattgtttggtatttattattgtagttAAGAATCATGTCTTTTATCCGTGGACGTGACAACACTGGTAATGAGGCCCGATGCcacaatttttccagtttttcagcTACAATTTAAGCAACATTTAAGGATGAGGGCTGTTTACTTCTGTCACCTTTTAAGTCTAATCGCACTTTTGCATAGCACCGTAAAACATCTTCATATGATGGTAAAGTTTTGGCAGTTTCCGGATCAATATCAACTTCAGATCCAAACAAAATCATATTTGAACTACTTCTTGTCTTTTTCGCCATTGTTTATAACACTATAACGCGGCAAATTAAATCactaaattctttttaataaactttattaaacttatttagaaaaaacgtACGTCAGATGTCGGGTAAGCATCATGCGCATTAGTATGTTAGCAGCGGcgtgtattaaagaaaaatatattgtattacGAGAACTTTATGTGCGTTCGGGGCCCGGtttaaccttaattttttttgaccaatttttttttacacactgGTGGGGTTGTACATTATTGTTTAGAGTCTactcacataaaaataataaaaaaacaataatatatttttttttatatttacccccTCTGGGGCCCtgcctaaatattttaattttttctcatcTTTTGGGGAACTTTATTTTTGGCTAGTAGGCAACTTTTGGTAGCTACTTggttttgattttcaaaaaaaaaaaatttcagtctTTATATAGGTAAAGTCTTTATATgggtaaaaaaatctttaaccaccTTCCTCTTGAAATTAGATCCTGTTAGATTTatgaatgttttaaataaaatgttggtATCAAAAACCTTGTTACactgaacaaatattttaataaaaccagcTGGAATTAATAGTCTActtctattttatataattagggtgtcatataattaataagttttatattttaatggtaTAACACCCACTTTTCATGTTTATAGTCAAGAATGATGTTGTGTACTTGATtctaatatttgtattttattaggaTTATTTTAGCTTATAGCAAGGCTTTGTGCACAACTCTGTGATAATAAAGCTAGTTTTTGAATCTAAATTTAGTGCAACAAAAAAATACCCTACTTAAACAGCACTTACCTGTCCAATGATGACCTTATTCAGGGGTGTTTTAGTATTTTTCCTCACAGATGCGCTGCTAGTTTTCTCAATTATTGCCAAGTCAGTTCTAGCAGCAATCAGATCCGATAAGTCTACATCAGGGTCTACATGGAGCAATTTACGGTTATCATGgtagattttttcaaaagtttcctCTTTTCCCTTTGTTCTATCTGACCactaaaattgaaaatcctCTAGTTACCAAGCTCTGAAACAAAAAAGGCGAAACATACCTGAAATGATTGAATAGTAACATCCAGCCGAGTCAGCAACATTTCCCTTCTAATCTTATACTCATTATGCAAATCACTTTGCAAGCCCTTCAAAATCTCCCACTGTTTATCTGATAAAAACCCATTAAAGATTCCTTTGCCCACAAGATCGGCATTGGCCTTTTTTAACACCAAAGGCACAGTACTATCTAGTTTATCAAATAATTGTCTAATGGTGATATTAGAGGGGGGTTTGGGAAAACGAAGGGTTTGAAGTATCAAACGCATATCAGCTCCCTCAGGTGTTTCTTGCTATAATAgcaacaaattattattacaaaaaaaaaatagtactatTGAGACCACACAactgaagtaaaacttcttGGTCCTACAGTATGAACTGTAACTCTCTTTCGATCTACACTAATTCATATTTCCTTCTCTACTACCATTTGCCTAGCCTGATCACACTTTTCATAACACATTCTCCAGTTTAATCCCCAACTCAAGCATGcataaagaagttttacttcaaaaaaataatttttagaaaacttaCAAGTTTAAGTTCAATTTTCTGTTCAGGTTTTTTTTCCTGCAGCACTCTCGCTCCCATCAATTCAGTGATAAGATAATCAATCAGCAGGAGCCTTTCTGAGTAGGTTTGAAGCCTCTCGGACACTAGGCCCTGGATGAGGCACTTATATGGACAATCTAGAGAAGGATAATGTTCTatggtaatttttaattctacTAATTCAGTCACAATACAACACTAAGTTGAAAAGAAATGAAGAGATCTTACAGAGGTTTTTAGGTACTcactcagttcatttaaaaatgatgtAATTTCCATAACAAAAGCGACAGCATCCTCAGGAGCTGAGATAGGATTAACCTCCTCGTCAATACCCAAAAGGGCTCGAATTTCATTAGTCAAATAGTGCACCAGCTCAgtaaattccttatttttttggccGACTTCGGCACACTCTTGCAGCTTCGAGAATTTTCCGAGGGGGCCATAGTAACTGGAATATATCTATTTACTTTCCAACTATTTATGGTTTAAAGGAGAGCCTTACCCTACGTCCTCTAACCCGCTCAATATTTTGTCCTCTAAACGAGCCATAGGAAATTCTATCGCAAATTTGATGGGCACAAGTTaggtaataataaaaagactttttaatgCCCAAATATTAAGGAAATTCACGAAGGTATTTGCAGAATAGAATCGGCGTTCCCTCGATGGAGATTTGAGAATAAATTTGTTGACTGAGTTTGACAGATGCTATTGACGGGTAAAGTGAGTGAGgttaggaaaaattttattgcGTCGTTGCCAAGCTGAACTAATGttgtattttatattcaaattcaaattcaaattcaaatttattaatcattttggttatattataacaatttttaacttaattatattcaataataatagttaacagtcattgtttttaacatacacctagatgttgtaacatctgtttgtgtatgctgagaaatcacaaaattttagtaataatataaaatataactaaccataatctacaactaaacaaaaattctccaataaaatttcccttcccaaaactatttaaaaaaattaaatttatctatatttgaataaataaattttctacagaccttactaaagtttttaatattatttatattttttaagctgtttggtaagatgttataaaatttcggggacaagtatcctaaaaatcgttgccctatagttttttttatgtttggtatttttaggtgtctgtttatattatttcgggttgtgtaggaatgactaacataattcttgattttttctgatttatgtgtataaatgcatgttgacaatatgtaaattgagcgtatattaaaaatttcttcagaatataattgttgtgtaggaaatcttttttgttttttgtatataacttttaaaataaagttttgtactacattaagttgttttaaacaattcttgtatAGACCTCCCCAGACAATCACCCCATACCTTAACAAGGACTCAACcaagaatttataaattaaaattagtagtttttcatttaagatatttctcaaaatatgaaatcgataaataattttacggatgttttgtgttaattttagaatgtgttggtcccattttaaatgtttatccacaatgatacccagatatttagtaaataaaacttCCTTGATATCAATTAattcaagtttaatttgttgaaaGCTGGGGCGATTAGCAGCTgttatagaaaatgcaatatagtttgttttttgactattgagacttaatttaaaagaatccagCCAGTTCTTGACTGTTGCTAGACCAAgttctgcagtttttttttgtgtctccCCAAGAAATTCCGTGAAACACCGCAaccgtgtcatctgcatatgataTCAGTGACCCGTCATGAATTTTAAGATTGGTAAGAGcgttaatataagttataaagagTATAGGTCCAATAACTGTTCCTTGTggaattccaatttttatataagatggttcactaatctcattatttatttttaaagactgtTTTCTGTCCCCCAAGTAACTTTCAAAGACCCTTGACACTGGACCTCTAATACCATAAGATCTTAAAGTATCTAGCAAAAGCTCATGCGGTACAGTGTCAAAGGCCCTTGCTAGGTCCAGAAACACTGCCAAACACTTTCTATCACCATCAAAAGCCTGATTCACTCGCTTTGTTAATTCGCAGACAGCATCGGATGCGCTGAGCCCCCCAATGAAACCAAACTGATTTTgtgttaatatgttatttttttgtaaatagtcaataagtctatctttcaaacatttctcgaagagcttggaaaaattattgatcacacttataggacgatagttacctatttcacatttatcacctgatttatatattggagtgattattgatactttaaattgagtaggtactgttcctgttttaaatattaggttgATAATGTGAACCAATGGTTCAATAaggtaaatatgaaatttttttataaattttgagctAATAGTATCTATCCCAGGCgctgaattgttttttaacgaaaaaatatgtttaattatttcattcctattagttggttttagaaacattgaagatacactgttatgattaattttgaattgtttttttggcttttttatttggttttgcatatttactcctacgtttataaaatactgattacaaaagtttgccatgtctttgttatttgaaaattctttgttataatttttatttttattatgtcatttcctttagtagtaatttgatttgtaacctcatttataaccttatacattttgctcatattattcttagattcctcaatttttgttttgtaatagtcatttttacatttatttattattttacccaatgagtttctgtatgttttatattgttgttctttttccaaactataatttttattcaattttcttttcattttgtccctattttttattgaacatataaTAGCAGCAGTTAtccaaggttttatttttttaattattttttgttttaatatttttgcctCTTCACAGCTTTGTATAATATGTTCgacaacattataaaaaattttggttgcaatttcgacatcattaatatttaagatagtgttttcccaattttgttttataagtaaatcttttgccttctcattgtttaatatttttatagttttaatttttatattattggaaaCATTACCTGCCCGAACCTCGTCTCTAGCAAAATTAAGCAACACAGGATAGTGATCGGTAACgtcagtttccaaaataaaagaaagatgtttatttttgttttccaaacatttttttttaaggaaaatgtgGTCAATACAGGTCCTTGATGTTAATGTGACCCGTGTAGGACCAGTTATAAGGGAGTAGAATCCGTAAGACATCAAGAGAGCTAGGTAGTTATTTGTATCAGCTGAATTTTCAGATAgagtatttatgtttatatctcCCAGAAGTATTTCTGTTTGCTGATTACATtcacgtaataaataattttccaggtcATCGAGAAAAGACGATACTACCGTCGAGGGAGGTCTATATATACACGTTATGCCATATTGTATATCAGTTATAGCTAAAGTTATCCTAATCAAAGTAATTCCCGacctaattagttttatattttctactttgtttatgtttaaattattttttatataaacaaccaCCCCATCATTCTGGTTACAGTCTCCCccattataatacattttaaagccctctatattaaattcattaccAACCAATTGCCATATTTCACCCAAAACAATAATGTCGCaggatattaaattatatgtttgtagaaaaactatcatttgatcaaagtttttttttaaacttcttatgTTAAAATGAATGATATTTAAGAGTTTGGAacctatgttaatttttttgcttacatAATCACAGTCCGTACTTTGTTGATCCGCATTATCTAAAACGTCCAGTTCTTGTAGCACTTCTACCTCTTGCCTATTATTTGCCATAACTTCCATCAtagtcaattttgtttttcaaaagcgTGATTTGATGTTCAAAAGACGGACAAGTTTTGTCGTTTGCGGCATGATTTATATTGTGCTCCAAATTAAACTTTGCGTTTGCATGAATACAATTGatgcattttttttggttttttgggcACTCCTTAACTGCGTGTTTCTCCGAACAATACTCACAAAAGACCTCATTCGGACATTCcgtatttttgtgaaaaaatcctTGGCATTTAAAACATCTGGGTACACTTATATCTTCAAATACTGGGTAACGCTGCCATCATATATATAGTTTCTTTACTGCAATTAACTTATGAAATAATTTGGCTGAACAATTTCCGTAGATAGtataagaatctttttttttattgagtttaaagaaagttatttcTAGGTGGTCCATTGcttcaataaaatgattttgttccCGGATTCTGGCCTCTACAAATTCACTATTTAAATCgtctttatcatttattttatagtcAATTATCTTGAAGCGGGgatttcttagttttgtcaGCTCTATGTTGTAGCCATTCAATTTTTCTTCTGCTTCCTTTTTAAGTAtatctatatcattttttcccTGGCATTTAACTAGAATATAGccgttttttgtactttttatacTATTTACACTAATCTTTAATTCGGCAGGATTTATCTTCTTTCTCAAGtcttcctttattttttcaatgttcTGGTGTTTTTTTGGcctaataatatgtaaaaaaaatcttacacaGCTGGTGTTTTTAGTCTAATTGAGCCAAAACTTATTTTTTCTcataagaacatttttaaaacgaGTTTTCTATCTGCTGTGACatcacaaatttaataaatatagctttatatttattaagtttagtataaaggtatatttattaagttcgtgtgTGACTTAGTTCTTTTAAAGAAGAATCTACTGATATGGCAACTGCGCATTTCCGCGTGTACCACGTCCGCCATcttgaatttttcatttcaattcaatttatgGCTGAGTAAAGTgtgtttatagtttttttcgAAAGTTTCATCCCCTGGGCGCCATGGGTTACTAGTTGCTCAACGTTTTGCACACGAAAGTGTGCCACAAATATACATAGATATGCTGTAAGtgttttttagcaatttaattgtttatattatggCTAATTTCCATAGAAGTCACATATTGCGTTGCATCACAGCATTCCCCGAATATTTGATCAATATATTCATAAGCTATGACCAAGGACAACATTAATGAATGATTTAATTAACGTTAATTGGGCCTACATGAGTAAATTTAATAAGGACCTTTAGCTGACAACAGTTGCCCTAATTAAGATTATCTCATTCGAATTGGTTTCCCCATATATTAATCTTAATATTACACTAGAAGAACTATAAAAAGTGATCAAACATTTTGTTCAAGATGAATTGGAAAGTATGGCACCAGGGAACTAAGCTTATACAAGGCATTGGCATATTGACAAGGTCATTGAATTCACTCATTAGTAAATAGAACTGATGAAAAATGTGAAAGTGAACTGCAGCTTAGAATGTTAATATCTTAAATAGAGATGTGTGGATAGTATCTACTCGATACTTTAATATCTGATACATGCCCCCAACTACTCATTACacgaatacttttttaaatcccaaATTTCCATGGCACCAGTGGCTGCTTATGtgtactaaatatattttataagtaaaatatggcaatattgttaataaaatgaaataaaccaCCGCCGATGGGcctaacaataattattaatcaataatacctatttatatTTGCCCGGCGTTGTCGCCAGTCGCCACGCACTTGCTTGATACTTCGAAACTCGATACCTTGTTCTAGGTAAAAGTATTTGAATTCGTCTGTTGTGCCCGATTACTTGATTCCTTTAATTAGCATAAgtattaaattatcattttgTAATATCTTACTAAGTCTTGATAACCCTCTATaatactcaaaaaatataacaaacgcCAAAGCAAgccctaaatttaatataggtattcatataaaatcataatatttacCTGATGTATATTCACTAACAACTAACAAGTAATGACTACTTTGTAACAGATACAAAGTATCTGATACTTAGATATAAAGTATCAGTATCTACTCAATACTTATAAAAGTAATTGTTGCACATCACTAATCTTAAAAGCTCCTGTCGATACCTCTTCAGAAAGCTTGTTTCTTCAGGTCAATGTTGTCAAATTGCAAAATCATTCAAAACAACGATAATTTTGACTCCCATAATTACTTATCCCATATAATATGTTAGGCGAGGCTAATGTAACCTCATTTTGTTTATGAAATATCTTAAAGAGCCAGAGTGAAAACAACCAGTAACAACTTAGACAATAACATCATATTATTAGATTCTCTGGCTGGTAATAAATTATCTTCCTATTGCTATGcacttaaaattactttcacCAATGTTTGTATGGAAACTACAAAGATTGCATATCATGCCTCTGTAGACTCTTAACTCAGGTGTGAAGTTGCCTTCTGAGAGGATATCCGTCAGAATATTTGACCTCTGAAAATGTTGCACCAGAACAATCTTGGAACAATAGAAGCAGACAAAAGGGCAGTAAAATTTTAACACTACCATCACCTTGTATTCTGAAggctttaatttttgtcaaagaaAATCCAGTGCAGCAGATTGCATTACACCAGATCTAAACGTGATTTGAAAAACATCAAGTGCACTTTTAATttcattcaaaaaaatgttcagTATAATCTAATATTGATTTTCAACAAGTTACCTTTAGAAGTACAGtctctgaaaaataaaaagttcaagAATATGCTTATtcaattgaagaatatttaacACATGGTAGTTTATAGTTTACTCAAAGATACCTACAcccttgatttttttatagcaaTAAAACCCAATTATCTGTTGGGTCATAAAAAGACATTGAACATATATTATGTCATCAAGTAAAATTGAATATTCACAGCAATAATAATTCCCCGACATTAAATGCATCTGTagtggaattaataaaaaattgtgtagtaaataatattacaaccgatatttggaaaaaactcCATACATGTTTTAAAGGTAGAAAATTCTTATACGTCTATAAATACCAATGTTtatctcttaataataaatttagagaATCATAGTGAc is drawn from Anthonomus grandis grandis chromosome 1, icAntGran1.3, whole genome shotgun sequence and contains these coding sequences:
- the LOC126737530 gene encoding protein FAM98B, which translates into the protein MARLEDKILSGLEDVGYYGPLGKFSKLQECAEVGQKNKEFTELVHYLTNEIRALLGIDEEVNPISAPEDAVAFVMEITSFLNELNCPYKCLIQGLVSERLQTYSERLLLIDYLITELMGARVLQEKKPEQKIELKLQETPEGADMRLILQTLRFPKPPSNITIRQLFDKLDSTVPLVLKKANADLVGKGIFNGFLSDKQWEILKGLQSDLHNEYKIRREMLLTRLDVTIQSFQWSDRTKGKEETFEKIYHDNRKLLHVDPDVDLSDLIAARTDLAIIEKTSSASVRKNTKTPLNKVIIGQVPDRGGRSWEQAPPPPEMPSWQQNRSGPGGGRGGGGQRGGGQRGGGGFDGGRGGGRGGGRGGRTDDRADSYGGGHSGGGGGGYQGRNSSGNYYDSGRGDYDNKNRYSGGGYENRGSGGGAFYDNRGSSSYDTRGYDNYRGNDNYNYNRRDSGGYGGSQDYQQSKRPKTYDSFQSNKSTYADQYVQESHHNQQYHRGGGGRGRDNYSRGRSNYHRGGGGGYR